Proteins from one Loktanella sp. M215 genomic window:
- a CDS encoding acyl-CoA dehydrogenase family protein has protein sequence MDLRFTPAEEAFRAEVRTFMANDLSQDTAAKVREGRTLTKQDMEGYHAALNARGWLAPSWPAAYGGAGWTPVQKHIFDEEAARASAPRLVPFGIAMLAPVLFKFGTQDQRDHYLPRILDGTDWWCQGYSEPGAGSDLAGLKTKAVRDGDAYIVNGQKTWTTLGQHADWIFCLVRTKPDGKPQEAISFLLIDMKTPGVEVRPIRLIEGGYEVNEVFLTDVRVPVANLVGAENQGWTIAKYLLTHERNNIAGVGFSTQAFESLLAFARTPRRSGRRLIDDALFAARLARIEVELEAMKITNLRLVVAGQTAGAPGVESSILKIKGVEVRQALNDLARRALGPAAAPFPSEDLAGNAALVPADQAGNAAEYFNNRKMSIYGGSNEIQKNILAKAMLGL, from the coding sequence ATGGACCTGCGCTTTACTCCCGCAGAAGAGGCGTTCCGCGCCGAGGTCCGCACCTTCATGGCAAACGATCTGTCACAGGACACCGCCGCCAAGGTCCGCGAAGGACGGACCCTGACCAAGCAGGATATGGAGGGCTATCACGCCGCCCTGAACGCGCGCGGTTGGCTGGCCCCCAGCTGGCCCGCGGCATATGGCGGCGCGGGCTGGACGCCGGTGCAGAAACATATCTTCGATGAGGAGGCCGCCCGCGCGTCCGCACCGCGCCTTGTGCCCTTCGGCATCGCGATGCTGGCGCCGGTCCTTTTCAAGTTCGGCACGCAAGATCAGCGCGACCACTACCTGCCCCGCATCCTCGACGGGACTGATTGGTGGTGCCAGGGATATTCCGAACCGGGGGCCGGGTCCGACCTTGCGGGACTGAAGACGAAAGCGGTGCGCGACGGTGACGCCTATATCGTCAACGGCCAGAAGACCTGGACGACACTTGGTCAACATGCCGACTGGATCTTCTGCCTTGTGCGGACCAAGCCCGATGGCAAGCCGCAGGAAGCCATCAGTTTTCTGCTGATCGACATGAAGACACCGGGGGTCGAAGTGCGTCCGATCCGCCTGATCGAAGGCGGATACGAGGTCAACGAGGTCTTTCTGACCGACGTGCGTGTGCCGGTCGCCAATCTTGTCGGCGCAGAAAATCAGGGGTGGACGATCGCCAAATACCTGCTGACGCACGAGCGAAACAACATCGCGGGCGTCGGCTTTTCGACGCAGGCGTTCGAGAGCCTGCTGGCCTTTGCCCGCACGCCGCGCCGGTCGGGGCGGCGGCTGATCGACGATGCGCTGTTCGCCGCCCGTCTGGCGCGGATCGAGGTCGAACTGGAGGCGATGAAGATCACCAACCTGCGGCTGGTCGTGGCCGGTCAGACCGCCGGTGCGCCGGGTGTCGAAAGCTCGATCCTCAAGATCAAGGGGGTGGAGGTGCGGCAGGCGCTGAACGATCTGGCGCGCCGCGCGCTGGGGCCCGCGGCGGCACCCTTTCCGTCAGAGGATCTGGCGGGCAACGCAGCCCTCGTCCCCGCCGATCAGGCCGGGAACGCGGCGGAATATTTCAACAACCGCAAGATGTCGATCTACGGCGGGTCCAACGAAATCCAGAAGAACATTCTGGCAAAAGCGATGCTGGGACTTTGA
- a CDS encoding acyl-CoA dehydrogenase family protein, whose product MNFEQTDDRRMLSDSLSRLLADACDPKTRAAAAYTAPFHSPALWTKLVELGALYALAGPAQGGFGGGGFDIATVFEALGAALCPEPVLPALMAARLLTHAGADLEPLLSGAVTYAFAICELVSWDLAEIETTARNGTLTGHKSVVYGGQVAAAILVVARDGDRLSLYEVAATEAQIIPYAMIDGGGAAEVVLDATPARLLIADAAAAVQDALDAGALALSAEALGAMEATLAMLVDYLKQRRQFGRPIGSNQALQHRTVELVTEIAQARSIVILAASRMGTDQQSRTVSMCKHLCGRVAQHVAEEAIQMHGGIAMTWEAPVSHYAKRLVMIDAQLGDTDHHLKRVMADLQAV is encoded by the coding sequence ATGAATTTCGAACAGACCGACGATCGACGCATGCTGTCCGACAGCCTGTCGCGCCTGCTGGCCGATGCCTGCGACCCCAAGACCCGCGCTGCTGCAGCCTATACCGCCCCCTTTCACAGCCCGGCCCTCTGGACGAAACTGGTGGAACTGGGCGCGCTCTACGCCCTTGCAGGTCCGGCACAGGGCGGATTTGGCGGCGGCGGGTTCGACATCGCGACGGTGTTCGAAGCGCTGGGTGCCGCCCTGTGCCCCGAACCGGTTTTGCCTGCGCTGATGGCCGCGCGGCTGCTGACCCACGCGGGCGCCGATCTGGAACCGCTGCTGTCAGGCGCCGTGACCTATGCCTTCGCCATCTGCGAGCTGGTCAGCTGGGATCTGGCCGAGATCGAGACGACCGCACGCAATGGCACCCTGACCGGGCACAAGAGCGTCGTCTACGGCGGTCAGGTGGCGGCGGCGATCCTCGTCGTGGCCCGCGACGGCGACAGGCTTTCGCTTTACGAGGTTGCCGCCACGGAGGCGCAGATCATCCCTTACGCCATGATCGACGGCGGCGGTGCAGCCGAAGTCGTTCTGGACGCCACCCCCGCCCGGTTGCTGATCGCCGATGCGGCAGCGGCGGTGCAGGACGCGCTGGACGCCGGCGCGCTGGCCCTGTCGGCAGAGGCGCTGGGGGCGATGGAGGCGACGCTCGCGATGCTTGTCGATTACCTCAAGCAACGGCGCCAGTTCGGGCGGCCCATCGGCAGCAATCAGGCATTGCAGCACCGCACGGTGGAGCTGGTGACTGAAATTGCGCAGGCCCGGTCCATCGTGATCCTCGCCGCCAGCCGGATGGGAACGGACCAACAATCGCGCACCGTGTCCATGTGCAAGCACCTGTGCGGGCGGGTGGCCCAACACGTGGCCGAAGAGGCGATCCAGATGCACGGCGGCATCGCCATGACGTGGGAGGCGCCGGTGTCACATTACGCCAAGCGGCTGGTGATGATCGACGCGCAGCTGGGCGACACGGACCACCACCTCAAGCGTGTGATGGCCGACCTTCAGGCGGTCTGA
- a CDS encoding PaaI family thioesterase, producing MSDTKRPDLIEDPYPMQRLIGFHMVDWSEGYARFELPLRAELMNRYGIPHGGLYAVLLDTVLGYAGSFTGDAVRKQMVMTLSLTTNFLSRPSGKVLFGEGRRTGGGKSTYFAEGTVTDETGVLVATGSGTFRYRKGQTA from the coding sequence ATGTCGGACACCAAACGCCCGGATCTGATCGAGGATCCCTATCCCATGCAGCGCCTGATCGGCTTTCACATGGTCGACTGGTCCGAAGGCTACGCCCGGTTCGAGCTGCCCCTGCGGGCCGAGCTGATGAATCGTTACGGCATCCCGCACGGCGGGCTTTACGCCGTGCTGCTGGATACGGTGCTGGGCTATGCCGGGTCATTCACCGGCGATGCGGTGCGCAAACAGATGGTCATGACCCTGTCGCTGACCACGAACTTTCTGTCGCGCCCGTCCGGCAAGGTGCTGTTCGGTGAAGGCCGCCGCACCGGTGGCGGCAAATCCACCTATTTCGCCGAAGGCACAGTCACGGACGAGACCGGCGTGCTGGTCGCGACCGGGTCCGGCACATTCCGCTATCGCAAGGGTCAGACCGCCTGA
- a CDS encoding IclR family transcriptional regulator: MTVIDDDSDRNFVTALSRGLDVLRCFRPHEQSLSNTDIAQRTGLPKPTVTRLTYTLCQLGYLVHSDSTGFYRLGAGVLQLGYGVLAGVDMADRARAVMRELAQGGPNQNVNVAFGERHRLTMVYTAVQRTTQNIALSMTVGARLPLFRSAIGRAALAAMTEAEHDRLLQDAATEGREDMVAIRAGLKAACAEYKAQGFVTSFGAWREQINGIAVPIWSLNGDRLYAMNIGAPTFLASEAELRDVYGPKLVAAARGLSDFPKEV; the protein is encoded by the coding sequence ATGACCGTCATCGATGACGACTCCGACCGCAATTTCGTGACGGCGCTGTCGCGCGGCCTCGATGTGCTGCGCTGCTTTCGTCCGCATGAACAAAGCCTGTCGAACACCGACATCGCGCAGCGGACCGGTCTGCCGAAACCGACGGTGACGCGGCTGACCTACACGCTGTGCCAGCTTGGCTACCTCGTGCATTCCGACAGCACCGGGTTCTACCGTCTGGGCGCGGGCGTGCTGCAACTGGGCTATGGCGTGCTGGCGGGCGTCGACATGGCGGACCGCGCGCGGGCCGTGATGCGGGAACTGGCGCAGGGCGGACCGAACCAGAACGTCAACGTGGCCTTCGGCGAACGGCATCGGCTGACGATGGTCTATACGGCAGTGCAGCGCACGACCCAGAACATCGCCCTGTCGATGACGGTGGGCGCGCGGCTGCCGCTGTTCCGGTCTGCCATCGGGCGCGCCGCCCTTGCCGCCATGACCGAGGCCGAGCATGACCGTCTGTTGCAAGACGCAGCGACCGAGGGGCGCGAGGATATGGTCGCGATCCGCGCGGGTCTGAAGGCCGCCTGCGCCGAATACAAGGCACAGGGGTTCGTGACGTCTTTCGGGGCTTGGCGCGAGCAGATCAACGGGATCGCGGTGCCGATCTGGTCCCTGAACGGCGACCGCTTGTATGCGATGAACATCGGTGCGCCGACCTTTCTGGCCAGCGAGGCGGAATTGCGTGACGTCTACGGTCCCAAGCTGGTCGCCGCCGCCCGCGGCCTGTCGGATTTTCCAAAGGAGGTTTGA
- a CDS encoding MaoC family dehydratase yields MDLTLTQMTSLVGKEVGLSAWHRIDQPLIDAFAKVSGDTQFIHTDPGRAAATPFGGTIAHGFLTVSLLSTMAAEAQPQLAGLRMSVNYGFDRLRFISPVPVDSDIRARFALAALDERQPGEVTVAWDVTVEIRGQDKPALIARWLNRRYLDAA; encoded by the coding sequence ATGGATCTGACACTGACCCAAATGACGTCGCTTGTCGGCAAGGAGGTTGGCTTGTCCGCGTGGCACCGGATCGACCAGCCGCTGATCGACGCCTTTGCCAAGGTCAGCGGCGACACCCAGTTCATCCACACCGATCCCGGCCGGGCCGCCGCCACGCCCTTTGGCGGGACCATCGCGCACGGCTTTCTGACCGTCTCGCTCCTCAGCACCATGGCCGCCGAGGCGCAGCCGCAGCTGGCGGGTCTGCGGATGAGCGTCAATTACGGCTTCGACCGGTTGCGGTTCATCTCTCCGGTCCCCGTCGACAGCGACATCCGCGCGCGGTTTGCTTTGGCCGCACTTGACGAACGGCAGCCGGGTGAAGTGACGGTCGCGTGGGACGTCACGGTGGAAATCCGGGGGCAGGACAAGCCCGCGCTGATTGCGCGCTGGCTTAATCGTCGCTATCTGGACGCCGCCTGA
- a CDS encoding UxaA family hydrolase, with product MSDPLILHPADSVAVLTERAPAGSDPLRLGAPLGKPVAPGHKIARRALTAGQPVLKFGQIIGTATTDIAAGDHVHTHNCAFSAHDQNYAVGVDLDAARAAIPQRDALTFQGYLRADGRVGTRNYIALVATVNCSATVIRKAASEIEASGLLADHPTIDGIVALAHGTGCGMDQDGPGFAILDRVLWGHATHPNVGATVFVGLGCEAMQIARMQSHFGDAGTDRFHALTIQGTGGTRATIDAIKAHVTAILPQVAAARRTPQPMSALRVALQCGGSDGFSSITANPALGVASDLLVAQGATAILAETPEIYGAEQLLLRRAASAAVGDKLIAQIRWWEHYTAMNGGSMDNNPSPGNKQGGITTILEKSLGAAAKGGATPLTAVYDYAEQVTEPGFVFMDTPGYDPVSATGQIAGGAQIVVFTTGRGSAFGSKPAPTIKLATSDALYAQMPDDMDMTTGDIVTKGVSIAAKGQEIFDMIRAAASGQVTKSEALGLGDNEFVPWQVGCTM from the coding sequence ATGTCTGACCCCCTGATCCTGCATCCCGCCGACAGTGTCGCCGTACTGACCGAACGTGCACCCGCGGGGTCTGATCCCCTGCGCCTTGGCGCGCCGCTGGGCAAACCCGTAGCCCCCGGCCACAAGATCGCCCGGCGCGCGCTGACGGCGGGGCAGCCGGTGTTGAAGTTCGGCCAGATCATCGGCACCGCCACGACCGACATCGCGGCGGGCGATCACGTCCATACGCATAACTGCGCCTTCTCGGCCCACGATCAGAACTATGCCGTCGGCGTGGATCTGGACGCCGCACGCGCCGCGATCCCGCAGCGCGACGCGCTGACATTTCAAGGCTACCTGCGCGCCGATGGGCGTGTCGGCACCCGCAACTACATCGCGCTGGTCGCGACCGTGAACTGTTCCGCCACCGTGATCCGCAAGGCGGCGAGCGAGATCGAGGCCTCTGGCCTACTGGCCGATCACCCGACAATCGACGGGATTGTCGCACTGGCGCATGGCACAGGCTGCGGCATGGATCAGGACGGGCCGGGATTCGCGATCCTCGACCGTGTGCTCTGGGGACATGCGACGCATCCGAACGTGGGTGCCACGGTCTTTGTCGGGCTGGGGTGTGAGGCGATGCAGATCGCGCGCATGCAGTCGCATTTCGGCGATGCGGGCACCGACAGGTTTCATGCGCTGACCATTCAGGGCACCGGCGGCACCCGCGCCACCATCGACGCGATCAAGGCGCATGTAACCGCGATCCTGCCACAGGTCGCCGCCGCGCGCCGCACACCGCAACCGATGAGTGCGCTGCGCGTCGCATTGCAATGCGGCGGATCGGATGGCTTTTCCTCGATCACCGCGAACCCGGCACTTGGCGTCGCGTCTGACCTGTTGGTGGCGCAGGGGGCAACCGCCATTCTGGCTGAAACGCCAGAGATCTATGGTGCCGAACAACTGCTGCTGCGCCGCGCCGCCAGCGCCGCCGTGGGCGACAAGCTGATCGCGCAGATCCGCTGGTGGGAACACTATACCGCCATGAACGGTGGTTCGATGGACAATAACCCCAGCCCCGGCAACAAGCAGGGCGGGATCACGACGATCCTTGAAAAATCGCTGGGTGCGGCGGCCAAGGGCGGTGCGACCCCGCTGACCGCCGTCTACGACTACGCCGAACAGGTGACCGAGCCCGGTTTCGTCTTCATGGACACGCCCGGCTACGATCCGGTGTCGGCGACAGGTCAGATTGCGGGCGGGGCACAGATCGTCGTCTTCACCACGGGGCGCGGGTCGGCCTTCGGATCAAAACCTGCGCCGACGATCAAGCTGGCCACATCCGATGCCCTCTATGCCCAGATGCCGGACGACATGGACATGACGACGGGCGACATCGTGACCAAGGGCGTCAGCATCGCCGCCAAGGGGCAGGAAATCTTTGACATGATCCGCGCGGCAGCCTCCGGTCAGGTGACGAAGTCCGAGGCGCTGGGATTGGGCGACAACGAATTCGTGCCTTGGCAGGTCGGCTGCACGATGTAG
- the uxuA gene encoding mannonate dehydratase, whose protein sequence is MIESWRWYGDLDAITLDEVAQTGARGIVTALHEIPYGEVWPTEAVAARKARVTDAGFDWVVVESLPIHENIKRGEGDLTTLFANYRQSMANLAANGITTICYNFMPLLDWTRTDLTAPACGGGTCLRFEATRMAAFEVHMLSRREAEADYSPEVLNKAAAWYQQASEADRDALLASIMAGLPGAFDRYDIPGLRRALDSYAGIDRATLRAHYKRFLEEVIPTATDLGMRFCVHPDDPPRDILGLPRIVSNADDIAWIMDAVDGPANGLTLCAGSLGANPVNDVPAIAARFADRIHFAHLRNVAKDPDGSFEEAAHLDGDTDMVALCRVLLDEEARRRSEGRADHRIPFRPDHGHHILSDLDRTLIPGYPLIGRLRGLAELRGVFRALSHESHHV, encoded by the coding sequence ATGATCGAAAGCTGGCGCTGGTATGGCGACCTTGACGCGATCACGCTTGACGAAGTCGCGCAGACCGGCGCGCGCGGCATCGTCACGGCGCTACACGAAATCCCCTATGGTGAAGTCTGGCCGACCGAGGCCGTCGCCGCCCGCAAGGCCCGCGTCACGGACGCGGGGTTCGACTGGGTCGTGGTGGAAAGTCTGCCGATCCACGAAAACATCAAGCGGGGCGAAGGTGACCTGACGACGCTCTTCGCCAATTACCGACAGTCGATGGCCAATCTGGCAGCGAACGGCATCACCACGATCTGCTACAACTTCATGCCGCTCTTGGACTGGACCCGCACGGACCTGACCGCCCCCGCCTGCGGCGGCGGCACCTGCCTGCGGTTCGAGGCGACGCGGATGGCTGCCTTCGAGGTCCATATGCTGAGCCGCAGAGAGGCCGAGGCGGATTACAGCCCCGAGGTGCTGAACAAGGCCGCCGCCTGGTATCAACAGGCCAGCGAGGCCGACCGCGATGCGCTGCTGGCCTCGATCATGGCGGGTTTGCCGGGCGCCTTCGACCGCTACGATATCCCGGGCCTGCGCCGCGCACTGGACAGCTACGCCGGCATCGACCGTGCCACCCTGCGGGCGCATTACAAGCGTTTCCTGGAGGAGGTCATTCCCACAGCCACGGACCTTGGCATGCGGTTCTGCGTCCATCCCGACGATCCGCCCCGCGACATTCTGGGCCTGCCGCGTATCGTCTCGAACGCGGACGACATCGCGTGGATCATGGACGCGGTGGACGGCCCCGCCAATGGACTGACCCTGTGTGCAGGATCGCTGGGCGCAAACCCGGTCAACGACGTGCCCGCGATCGCCGCGCGCTTTGCCGACCGCATCCACTTTGCCCATCTGCGCAACGTCGCAAAAGACCCCGACGGATCGTTCGAGGAGGCGGCGCATCTGGACGGCGATACCGATATGGTCGCCCTCTGCCGCGTGTTGCTGGACGAGGAAGCGCGCCGCCGGTCCGAGGGGCGCGCCGATCACAGGATTCCCTTCCGCCCGGATCACGGCCACCATATTCTGTCGGACCTCGACCGGACGCTGATCCCCGGATACCCCCTCATCGGCCGTCTGCGGGGGCTGGCCGAACTTCGCGGCGTATTCCGCGCGCTGTCCCACGAAAGCCATCATGTCTGA
- a CDS encoding mannitol dehydrogenase family protein yields MEAGLPADRLTRPDSPRPATGIVHLGLGAFFRAFGCVYFVDAMQASGGDWGIVGVSLRSPDTRDALQPQDWAYTSVTLTPDGPQTRIIDVLNDVLVAPEDPEAVLAAMADPGVRIVSLTVTEKGYCHNPATGALNPDHPDIVKDLNNDVPCSAPGYLVRALQRRRAAGEPPFTVLTCDNLPDNGALVRGVVLDLARRIDPALADWIADHGKFPATMVDRITPATTEADIETVETLIGRRDAAPVMHEPFRQWAVQDDFVNGDRPDLAAAGAQMVDNVTAFEDMKLRMLNGTHSALAYLGYLAGHATISDTVADPVFATYVRQCWAEIMPAVTAPEGVSLPDYADALFDRYANPAIRHRTWQIAMDGSQKLPQRLLGTLRENIAAGRESPALCLAVAGWMRYVSGTDENGEIIDVRDPLADLLRETATDAAPGTVTALLSLEQIFPADIAAHLAAPVMQAASLLWSKGARAAAAEVTS; encoded by the coding sequence ATGGAGGCTGGCTTGCCCGCTGATCGCCTGACCCGCCCTGATTCACCGCGTCCCGCCACAGGCATCGTCCACTTGGGCCTCGGCGCCTTCTTTCGCGCCTTCGGTTGCGTCTATTTCGTCGACGCGATGCAGGCGTCCGGTGGCGACTGGGGCATCGTCGGCGTCAGCCTGCGCAGCCCCGACACCCGCGACGCCCTGCAACCGCAGGACTGGGCCTATACCTCTGTCACCCTGACGCCGGACGGGCCGCAGACGCGGATCATCGACGTGCTGAACGACGTGCTGGTGGCGCCAGAGGATCCAGAGGCGGTTCTGGCCGCGATGGCCGATCCGGGGGTCAGGATCGTGTCCCTGACGGTGACCGAGAAGGGCTATTGCCATAACCCGGCCACCGGTGCGCTGAACCCCGATCATCCGGATATCGTGAAGGATCTGAACAATGATGTGCCGTGCTCCGCGCCGGGCTACCTCGTGCGGGCGCTGCAACGCCGTCGGGCGGCGGGCGAGCCGCCTTTCACGGTGCTGACCTGCGACAACCTGCCCGATAACGGGGCGCTTGTGCGCGGTGTGGTGCTTGACCTTGCCCGCCGGATCGACCCGGCGCTTGCCGACTGGATCGCGGACCACGGCAAATTCCCCGCCACGATGGTCGATCGCATCACCCCCGCCACGACGGAGGCCGACATCGAGACCGTGGAGACGCTGATTGGCCGCCGCGACGCGGCCCCCGTGATGCACGAACCCTTTCGCCAGTGGGCGGTGCAGGATGATTTCGTGAACGGCGACCGCCCCGATCTTGCCGCCGCCGGCGCGCAGATGGTCGACAACGTCACCGCCTTCGAGGACATGAAGCTGCGGATGCTGAACGGCACCCATTCGGCGCTGGCCTACCTTGGTTACCTTGCGGGGCACGCCACGATTTCGGACACCGTCGCGGACCCGGTCTTTGCCACCTACGTCCGCCAGTGCTGGGCCGAGATCATGCCCGCCGTGACAGCACCCGAGGGCGTCAGCCTGCCCGACTACGCCGATGCCCTGTTCGATCGTTACGCCAACCCCGCGATCCGCCACCGGACCTGGCAGATCGCGATGGATGGCAGCCAGAAGCTGCCGCAGCGCCTGCTCGGCACCCTGCGCGAGAACATCGCGGCGGGGCGCGAGAGCCCGGCGCTCTGCCTCGCCGTGGCGGGCTGGATGCGCTATGTCAGCGGCACCGACGAAAACGGAGAGATCATCGACGTGCGCGATCCGCTGGCCGACCTGCTGCGGGAAACGGCGACCGATGCCGCCCCCGGCACCGTGACGGCGCTGCTGTCGCTGGAACAGATCTTCCCCGCCGATATCGCCGCCCATCTGGCCGCCCCCGTGATGCAGGCCGCAAGCCTGCTCTGGTCCAAGGGCGCCCGCGCCGCTGCCGCAGAGGTGACGTCATGA
- the kduD gene encoding 2-dehydro-3-deoxy-D-gluconate 5-dehydrogenase KduD, whose product MSMFSLTGHRALVTGANTGIGQAIAVGLAQAGAQVICAGRRTCDETVAMIEAEGGTASQVAVDFADPMAGQGLFTGEPIDILINNAGIIRRSDAVDFTESDWDDVMDVNLKALFFTTQAFAKAVFARGAQGRVVNIASLLSFQGGIRVPSYTASKHGVAGLTKLLANEWAAKGINVNAIAPGYIETNNTEALRADASRNAAILDRIPAGRWGQASDIAGAAVYLCTPASAYIHGAILNVDGGWLAR is encoded by the coding sequence GTGAGCATGTTCTCTCTGACAGGACACCGTGCGCTGGTGACCGGGGCCAATACCGGCATCGGTCAGGCCATTGCGGTCGGTCTGGCCCAGGCGGGAGCGCAGGTCATCTGTGCCGGCCGCCGCACCTGTGATGAAACGGTCGCGATGATCGAGGCCGAGGGCGGCACCGCGTCGCAGGTCGCGGTCGATTTTGCCGATCCGATGGCGGGGCAGGGATTGTTCACCGGCGAACCCATCGACATTCTGATCAACAACGCGGGCATCATCCGCCGCAGCGATGCCGTGGACTTTACCGAATCCGACTGGGACGACGTCATGGACGTGAACCTCAAGGCGCTGTTCTTTACCACGCAGGCCTTTGCGAAGGCCGTGTTCGCGCGCGGCGCACAGGGCCGCGTCGTCAACATCGCCTCGCTTCTGTCGTTTCAGGGCGGCATTCGCGTCCCCAGCTACACCGCGTCGAAACACGGCGTCGCTGGCCTGACCAAGCTGCTGGCCAACGAATGGGCCGCCAAGGGCATCAACGTGAACGCCATAGCCCCCGGCTATATCGAGACGAACAACACCGAGGCCCTGCGCGCCGACGCGTCCCGCAACGCGGCCATCCTCGACCGGATTCCCGCCGGTCGTTGGGGGCAGGCGTCCGATATCGCCGGGGCCGCGGTCTACCTCTGCACCCCTGCAAGCGCCTATATCCACGGCGCGATCCTCAACGTTGATGGAGGCTGGCTTGCCCGCTGA
- the kduI gene encoding 5-dehydro-4-deoxy-D-glucuronate isomerase — translation MLTTQTRYAIDPATARTLDTDQLRDHFHVDGLFADGQIKLIYSHYDRLILGSAVPGSGTLTLDRVEETGTATFLERREMAVLNVGDTGTVTVGGASHTLEKGEVVYIGMGAGPVNFAGAGRFYILSAPAHRTCPTRLIKLSDARRVEMGSPETANERVILQFLHPEVAESCQLLMGYTQFAEGSVWNTMPAHTHDRRMEAYLYFDMPSQTRVFHIMGEPTQTRHIVMANEEAVISPPWSVHAGAGTGSYTFCWTMAGDNVDFTDMDMIPMEALR, via the coding sequence ATGCTGACCACACAGACCCGCTATGCCATCGACCCCGCGACCGCCAGGACGCTGGATACCGATCAGCTGCGCGACCATTTCCACGTGGACGGGTTGTTCGCCGACGGCCAGATCAAGCTGATCTACAGCCACTATGACCGCCTTATTCTGGGCTCCGCCGTACCGGGCAGCGGCACCCTGACGCTGGACCGGGTGGAGGAGACTGGCACCGCCACCTTCCTCGAACGCCGCGAGATGGCCGTGCTGAACGTGGGCGACACCGGCACCGTGACCGTCGGTGGCGCGTCGCATACGCTAGAGAAGGGCGAGGTCGTCTATATCGGCATGGGCGCCGGACCCGTTAACTTCGCGGGCGCGGGACGCTTCTACATCCTGTCGGCCCCCGCACACCGCACCTGTCCGACCCGCCTGATCAAGCTGTCGGATGCGCGCCGGGTCGAGATGGGGTCGCCGGAGACCGCAAACGAACGCGTGATCCTGCAATTCCTGCACCCCGAAGTCGCCGAGTCCTGCCAGCTGCTGATGGGCTACACGCAGTTCGCCGAAGGCTCTGTCTGGAACACCATGCCCGCCCACACCCACGACCGCCGGATGGAGGCATATCTCTATTTCGACATGCCCAGCCAGACCCGCGTGTTCCACATCATGGGCGAGCCGACCCAGACCCGCCACATCGTCATGGCGAACGAAGAGGCCGTGATCAGCCCGCCGTGGTCCGTCCATGCAGGGGCCGGCACCGGGTCCTATACCTTCTGCTGGACGATGGCGGGCGACAACGTCGATTTCACCGACATGGATATGATCCCGATGGAGGCGCTGCGGTGA
- a CDS encoding cupin domain-containing protein, translating into MPHPVVPADPGVTRQVLAETPDMMTVAFRFEEGAEGRLHDHRHVQATYVEAGRFTFHMAGKDYDLGPGDSLIIPSHVTHGCICRAAGTLIDTFTPRRDDFL; encoded by the coding sequence ATGCCCCACCCGGTCGTTCCCGCCGATCCCGGCGTCACCCGTCAGGTGCTGGCTGAAACCCCAGACATGATGACCGTCGCCTTCCGGTTCGAGGAAGGTGCCGAGGGCCGTCTGCACGACCATCGTCACGTGCAGGCCACCTATGTCGAGGCGGGGCGCTTCACCTTCCACATGGCGGGCAAGGATTATGACCTTGGCCCCGGCGACAGCCTGATCATCCCCAGCCACGTTACCCACGGCTGCATCTGCCGCGCGGCCGGCACCCTGATCGACACCTTCACGCCCCGGCGTGACGATTTCCTCTGA